The genomic DNA CTAGTCTGTTTTACATCTTTACATTCATCTTTAGTTATTGAATGTATCGGTTAATGTCTCCTATATTAAACTGTTATCGGATACTCTTAACAATGTCCGACTGTTTTGTCAATCTAAATAAGACATGTTGTGTCCCTGTCTTGCCCCTGAGTTTCCAAAGCTGTGGTTTAATGAACTGTGATATTCCCGAATAAAAGTTCCTAGTTCTGATGTCACCGTTGCCTCAGGCCACATCACTGTTTGAAGCCCTTGAGTAGAAGCCCTTGAACTTTGTTCAATATTGTCTTTGATGTAGCAAGGAAACTGGACAGGGTTGAAATGCATTCAATTGATGAAATGTGTTGATTCTTTTAGTCACCAAATGATAAGCTTGTGTAtccaaattatttattttatatattatttGCAATAGGAGAGTATCAGGAGAGAATCGTATTGACATCAAAATGTAAATTGTGCctttggaaaatgtattttagCCACGCAAAGTTCTTCGAGACCCTCCATGTTTTCTCCTTAATGAAAATCCATATTTACCTTCCATAATTGCGTTGGCCAATTACCCGTAAACATCACTCATCGCTTTGTAGTTGGCCTGCCTATATTTCATAATGATTGGTGGTTCAATTTTATTTTGTAGCTAGAGAGGAGATGCAAGCAGAAATCTTTCGATTTCATTATGGGAGAAACATACAAGCTAATAACATTCTAAAACATTAATTTAGAAGAGCTTTGATGAAGAACACAGGCTATCCACTGAAACGCATTGAAATGTTGTTTTTTCCACTCTGGactgtttgttgttttattaatgcATAACTTGAACATGATTAGAAAATATCCACTAATTAAAGATTTCTTCTAAAGATTACAGCATTATATGTATCCAAAACAAGTCTGACTAAACTTTTCTGAGTAAAGTTTTTAAGCAACTATTTTGATTCTCAATGATTAATTTGACATATTCTTTCAAATCAGACATCGAGCTTCTTCATAGAACTTTTAACGACCACGTTTTTTTTAAAGCCTATACTCTCCTTTAATTCTGCCTTTGCCCTGTCCTTAAGAGCCGTTATCTGGATCGTCATCATCACTCCTCATTTTCccattctctctgtctttctctctgtcgctcATTTACTGTCTGTCACCCTGGGTGAAACCTTCATTTTACCCACACTCTCACCTTTGTTCAGACAGTTCCCCTGTATGGACCTTCATTCATCAGTTTAACCTCATAGGTCTAGCCTCTGACTATGTGATAATCAACCTCTCTGTCACTCTTCCTGGTTCATAACTGGACTGCTCCTGTTAGATAGGAGAATAATGAAAGTTAACAGGAGGTCTCTCCATCATTTATTTGATTGTAATTATTTGTGATAGAGTAGGCAATATTACAAATTAAACACTAGATATTTTGTGTTGGGTATGTGGTAAGCATGTGTGATTATAATGAGAAAAAAAACGCCAAGTCTGATTTATAAAAAAAAGGGTTTTATTATATTTTCCCCACCCCCACTAAGAATAAAAAAAGAGAGCATGTtagataatgtaatgtttttttttaggaatACATGGATTAAAACACATAAATACATAAAACATTttgtaaaaatacatttaaagacAAACAAAGGAAGTGTACTAGGCTTTTTCGCCTAGTATCACTGTTCCATTTTAATTTCTGTTTGGAAGAGGAACCACCAGTAACTAGCTCTAGATAGGGCCCATCAGTGAACCTCAATGGTTTTAAAGTCCTTTTATACAATAACTGTAATAGTACACATCTGAAAAGGACACTGTCCTCTTTTGGCATATTGCAAAGACACAGTATAGTTTACAGTGGTGTACAACAACCCCAGTGTCCATTGCATTATGGAACAGTATTATATGATCAGTATGGACCGATTGTCTTTCTCCCTTTTTCTCACGACTCTGGTTCTGTCCGCGAGGTATGCACTCTCCACCAAAGTTTTTAAAAAGTGGGAGTGCCAGTGGTAactaaccctggtcctggagagccacAGGGTGTGCAGGCTTCTGCTCcggcccagcactaacacacctgagcCCACTAATCAAGCTCTCAATGATTCGAGCTGGTCAGTGGAATCGGATGTTTTGttggtgctgggctggaacaaatcCCTGCACCACTTTGTGAGGGTGACCAACTGCTGTATGTCCTTTGACCTTTGACACAGGGTCACCGTGGGGTCGCGGAGGGGTCAGGGATCATAGGTCGTCATCGCCATCGTCCGAGCTGAAGCTGCTCCTGTGACTGGAGTCCTTGGAGGCGTCGGGTGAGCCGGCAGAGAGAAGCGGGTCGGTGCCGAACGGCGAGAGCGGGTTGTCCATGAGGATCTCGTCCAGCCGTTGCTCCTCTTTGAGTGTGGCACTGAAGAAGTCTGTGAAGTGAGACAGCGGGTCGGAGAAAGTGGTGGAGCAGTCAACCACCCCCTGACCCTGGTCTGTAACCCCAGTGACGCCCCCAGTGGTCATGGCTGGCATGGAGGTCCTCTGGAGGTACTCCCCGTTCAGCTCTTCCTGATACAGGGGTGGCTGGGGACCCTGCTGTGACTGGGGAGCCaagggctgctgctgctgttgtttgaggaggtgggaggagagcTCTACAGTACCCAGGGCAGTGGCCATGCTGGGGAGGCCGTGAGCACGGGCCTGGATCTCCAACTCCTGAAACGCACAGAAAAGGACCAAGGATCAGGACAGTGTTCTTCTCAAATACATATGAATGGGAACAGTGTCGAAGAAGAAGATTTTTAAGGAGATTACTTTTCTTAGAATGAGCTCGGTACGAGTTGGcaacccttacacacacacacacacacacacacacatgcatacacattacacacacacacacacacatgcatacacatataccccctcccccccttcctccccgacacacacgcacacataccggTAGATGATTATGAATTGACTTTAAATAGCACTCTAATGTAGTGAAGGCCGATCCATTTaatctacccctcctctccagaCCCCCCTTTCAGGAAGCAGCCAGGGCCCTCGGGATATGTGTTATAAACATGACGGGGAGGAACCAATGACAAAACCTCATCAATCAGCTACCAGCAGGTCAGCAACATGGTTCACGCCTCCCCATCGACGCTCTATGAGCAGTAACAATATGGAAAGTAGTCTGTTGTCAATCTACCTTGATAACGGTTAACCTAACATGTCGTTTAGCTAAGCAAACTCAGGGGATAAAAAGAGTGTAGAGGAATGCGATGCAAGTGAGAGGCATTGCTGTTCCCACGTTACGTGATGCAAAGTTATAGCCGTCCGTTTTTCTCAGTTTCAACATCTTTCTGTAGGATTCCAACAGTATATTTAAGTAAGACTAGTGTGATGTTTATGTGGGTGATGCTTGGTGTTGATGCTGTCTTTCTCCCTACAGTGTGTTATCAACGGTCATCAGCGCTTATTTGGCTAACGCTGTGAAGCTAACGTTCCGTTAAAGGCTTTCGTTAGCTCTCTCCACATGAAATGTCTCTTTTCGTCTCGTTTGTGTTTTCTGTGTTTTAGTTGGTCGCGGCGTTCTTTAGGATGACACTGTTACATTGAGAAGTATGGCTTTACTGTGAGTTCAGCGTAAGAGCCAGAGCCATGAATGTGCTGATTCATTTGGTGGTTAATTGCGATGTCTCAGTGGCTGAGGACATGTGGCAACGTCTCCACTGTCTGCTTGGCTCTGCTCTGCTGCCATGTCAATACCCAGTCGCCCCGTTTTAATGCATCATTTTAGGGCGAGGGGAAGTGGGGGGGGCGAGAGACATGGCTCTGGGTATTATTAGGACTCACAATCTAATTCTGACCTGATTCCTCCTTCCGGACGGATGGAGCCGAAGTCTGTCACTCTATTTATTAATCAGATAATTGTTGTGGcttggagaggagaggtggaagagaaGAGTGGTGATGAGGAACTGCTTGACAAACATCAATAGGAGCAAGTCCGGTCTCTGTCAGGGAAAgggggtgtggggtggggggggggtctctaTTGAGCATCAGGGCCGTGATGGTGCACATTTATATGGTGTTAAGGATGGGGAAGTCGCTGGGTTGGGGATCTGTAGTGGTAGGGGGCTTGGGTTTTGAgggtgtctgtctttctctctcccacagtCCATACCTGGATCCTGAGCAGTAGCCTCCTGTTGGCCTGCTCCATCTTCTTCTgcctgttctccagctctctgGCGTGCTGCTGCTCCTTCTGCAGCCACTTGATGTACTCCACCGACGCCTTGAGAATGGTGCCTTTGTTCCAGCGCATATCACTACGGCAGAGGGACGTAAAAAGATAACCTTTTATTCACCGCATCAGCGGAATGTTCTGTACAAAAACTTACACAGGGACCCATTTTTTATATATGAATAAGAAATGGTGATTTACATGGCCAATTATTCATTCTCGGACATTACATCCAGCCTTTGAATGGGAATTTTAATAGAATAGTTAAGTATAAGTGCGTCTGCAGAAAGTCCATTTTGGAACCGCTTGTATGGTAAAATTAATCCTCAAGTAAAAATAGGTGTCGGAAGAGGGGGGAAAATGTGACTTTAGAAGAAGCCAAGAGTGCAGGCCCCATTCCCTGATACCATTACTTTTTAAAAGGAGGAAGCAGTTGTAAAATTCACCTTTCTTTGGAACAAGACGTTGGTCTGTTCCACAGCTAATAATCTTCTTTATCTTGTCTTAATGGCACGGCGACAGCGGTAACCTTCCATTTAAATTCTATCAAAAGTTAAATTGCTGTTGGGCCAGTCGGATTCCAATTCCGGCTTCCGTATTCCATCTtagtgggccaattgtgctcaaACTTTGATTCAAATGGGTGGTGGCCTTCTTTGCGTTTGACCCCAATCTTCATCATTGAGCTCTaagctgtagtctactgttgagTGCCCAAGGAGGACACAGACTCACTACTTTGCAGAGCGTGAAGACTACAATAGCTACTCAAGTACACCCTTGAAATAGAAGCGAAATGTGCTCTTGAGTATTAATTTGAATTCAATTAACAACATTTAGCGGCCTGTGTTTAGTATTCGATATGCTTAACACCAGCCAGACATTTGCGCTTCTTTTCATGGCAATAGACTTGATCGTGGGGAGTTTCTTTGAGTCAGGTAAGCTAACgttttgaacataataaacactgAGAAAAGTGTAATAAGCGCAAGATCACTTACGGGTCATTCGACTTTGGTATCATCGTTCCAAGTTCTTTGATTCTGTAGTTGATATTGtatcttcttcttctttcaactggtcagagagagagagagagagcgagcgagcgagaggacTTTGAGTTACTTTAGTGCCCCACACAACATTTCCGAAGGTACTCTGTATTGAGTAGGGCGACGGCTCTTACTCA from Salmo salar chromosome ssa07, Ssal_v3.1, whole genome shotgun sequence includes the following:
- the LOC106609242 gene encoding transcription factor EC isoform X3 — protein: MRMPHLSDCGYYKMRDGARVSNVCMEQVQSHLEGSKFHLHQAQSQQVKQYLTLGSKLAGGQGGHPHPTAQGGQLLGTVPVMRNGHMAPLSDGSTPSSPVTLLTLASNHDSEFPMDEVIDDLISLESGFNDGGLDCMDPSIIMQNNVLSSSMLDIYGCEPGMTTAPHGRMTPTSRPTMLTTVKREVTEHETRVMAKERQKKDNHNLIERRRRYNINYRIKELGTMIPKSNDPDMRWNKGTILKASVEYIKWLQKEQQHARELENRQKKMEQANRRLLLRIQELEIQARAHGLPSMATALGTVELSSHLLKQQQQQPLAPQSQQGPQPPLYQEELNGEYLQRTSMPAMTTGGVTGVTDQGQGVVDCSTTFSDPLSHFTDFFSATLKEEQRLDEILMDNPLSPFGTDPLLSAGSPDASKDSSHRSSFSSDDGDDDL
- the LOC106609242 gene encoding transcription factor EC isoform X7 yields the protein MRMPHLSDCGYYKMRDGARVSNVQSHLEGSKFHLHQAQSQQVKQYLTLGSKLAGGQGGHPHPTAQGGQLLGTVPVMRNGHMAPLSDGSTPSSPVTLLTLASNHDSEFPMDEVIDDLISLESGFNDGGLDCMDPSIIMQNNVLSSSMLDIYGCEPEHETRVMAKERQKKDNHNLIERRRRYNINYRIKELGTMIPKSNDPDMRWNKGTILKASVEYIKWLQKEQQHARELENRQKKMEQANRRLLLRIQELEIQARAHGLPSMATALGTVELSSHLLKQQQQQPLAPQSQQGPQPPLYQEELNGEYLQRTSMPAMTTGGVTGVTDQGQGVVDCSTTFSDPLSHFTDFFSATLKEEQRLDEILMDNPLSPFGTDPLLSAGSPDASKDSSHRSSFSSDDGDDDL
- the LOC106609242 gene encoding transcription factor EC isoform X6 is translated as MSQSCVVKVITLTEIQILPVQSHLEGSKFHLHQAQSQQVKQYLTLGSKLAGGQGGHPHPTAQGGQLLGTVPVMRNGHMAPLSDGSTPSSPVTLLTLASNHDSEFPMDEVIDDLISLESGFNDGGLDCMDPSIIMQNNVLSSSMLDIYGCEPGMTTAPHGRMTPTSRPTMLTTVKREVTEHETRVMAKERQKKDNHNLIERRRRYNINYRIKELGTMIPKSNDPDMRWNKGTILKASVEYIKWLQKEQQHARELENRQKKMEQANRRLLLRIQELEIQARAHGLPSMATALGTVELSSHLLKQQQQQPLAPQSQQGPQPPLYQEELNGEYLQRTSMPAMTTGGVTGVTDQGQGVVDCSTTFSDPLSHFTDFFSATLKEEQRLDEILMDNPLSPFGTDPLLSAGSPDASKDSSHRSSFSSDDGDDDL
- the LOC106609242 gene encoding transcription factor EC isoform X4; the encoded protein is MSQSCVVKVITLTEIQILPVCMEQVQSHLEGSKFHLHQAQSQQVKQYLTLGSKLAGGQGGHPHPTAQGGQLLGTVPVMRNGHMAPLSDGSTPSSPVTLLTLASNHDSEFPMDEVIDDLISLESGFNDGGLDCMDPSIIMQNNVLSSSMLDIYGCEPGMTTAPHGRMTPTSRPTMLTTVKREVTEHETRVMAKERQKKDNHNLIERRRRYNINYRIKELGTMIPKSNDPDMRWNKGTILKASVEYIKWLQKEQQHARELENRQKKMEQANRRLLLRIQELEIQARAHGLPSMATALGTVELSSHLLKQQQQQPLAPQSQQGPQPPLYQEELNGEYLQRTSMPAMTTGGVTGVTDQGQGVVDCSTTFSDPLSHFTDFFSATLKEEQRLDEILMDNPLSPFGTDPLLSAGSPDASKDSSHRSSFSSDDGDDDL
- the LOC106609242 gene encoding transcription factor EC isoform X5 is translated as MRMPHLSDCGYYKMRDGARVSNVQSHLEGSKFHLHQAQSQQVKQYLTLGSKLAGGQGGHPHPTAQGGQLLGTVPVMRNGHMAPLSDGSTPSSPVTLLTLASNHDSEFPMDEVIDDLISLESGFNDGGLDCMDPSIIMQNNVLSSSMLDIYGCEPGMTTAPHGRMTPTSRPTMLTTVKREVTEHETRVMAKERQKKDNHNLIERRRRYNINYRIKELGTMIPKSNDPDMRWNKGTILKASVEYIKWLQKEQQHARELENRQKKMEQANRRLLLRIQELEIQARAHGLPSMATALGTVELSSHLLKQQQQQPLAPQSQQGPQPPLYQEELNGEYLQRTSMPAMTTGGVTGVTDQGQGVVDCSTTFSDPLSHFTDFFSATLKEEQRLDEILMDNPLSPFGTDPLLSAGSPDASKDSSHRSSFSSDDGDDDL